One segment of Sesamum indicum cultivar Zhongzhi No. 13 linkage group LG4, S_indicum_v1.0, whole genome shotgun sequence DNA contains the following:
- the LOC105160773 gene encoding SET and MYND domain-containing protein 4, with translation MEKLKSAIPETLKRKIAESTANDLHSTCSSLLQFFQNLPLFHQMVRDLTDPEMALCGKNKEAAMEAKAKGNECFAKGDYSNALRFYSQALRMAPPDVEDKEKNLLATLYLNRASSLHKLGFFLESLQDCSRALILSPGYAKAWFRRAKANLSLSNYKDAISDLTVSLKIETSLSGKRQIESELNMLHDQFRPRSSAMEQPNDDRSDEQLQVELQCVPIPTKGRGMTSCTDVPLASLIHKEDPYAAIILKHCRETHCAFCFNELPADTVPCMSCSIPLYCSLKCQLQAGGQDFSNYKSKYEFPEDLSDVLEQYIRNVTSPGISSSNFEHAEHRHECLGVNWPAVLPSDVILAGRILVKHIQQQSRGGVQPKYHGILDLCQNYGQLSSDSKLEFHVYSMILMCCLQQVLATRLPLNSEITSEIIMLLSQIRVNSMAVVRMKYSDGKQPLDYDATSSVEQVQVAQAVYSGGSFFNHSCQPNAHAYFLSRTLFIRATEHVAAGSELELSYGPQVGQWDCSERRKFLEDRYSFICQCSGCSQVNLSDLVHSGYHCNRSNCFGVVMDSCIAKYEREKLKHVKGPNSLQDMLHDDNIGRVASRLFEQTDYSCCFEPGYCLSCGSLCDLEASQETITKAEICIKRLQDALASCETPTTLIMDALKSIDILRTLLHPFNKRIAEVEDNIAQAFCSTGEIQAAMAHCLASIKILEKLYGEDHIVIGNELIKLSSIQLSMGQKSTADNTNQIVAIFSRYYGSHADIMFPYLRYLKREAGKRV, from the exons ATGGAGAAGCTGAAATCTGCAATCCCTGAAACCCTAAAGCGGAAAATTGCTGAAAGCACGGCCAACGACCTCCACTCCACTTGCTCTTCGCTCCTCCAGTTCTTCCAAAACTTGCCCCTCTTTCACCAG ATGGTTAGGGATTTGACGGACCCTGAAATGGCGCTGTGCGGAAAGAATAAGGAAGCTGCGATGGAAGCCAAGGCCAAAGGCAATGAGTGCTTTGCCAAAGGGGATTATTCAAATGCTTTGCGGTTCTATTCTCAG gCACTGCGCATGGCTCCACCGGATGTTGAAGATAAGGAGAAAAATCTACTTGCAACACTTTACCTTAACCGTGCTTCCTCGTTGCAT AAATTGGGATTCTTTCTGGAAAGTCTGCAAGACTGCAGCCGGGCTCTCATACTATCCCCTGGCTATGCAAAG GCATGGTTTAGAAGAGCCAAGGCAAATTTATCATTGAGCAACTACAAAGATGCTATTAGTGATTTGACTGTTTCCCTAAAGATAGAGACATCTCTGAGTGGTAAAAGGCAGATAGAAAGTGAACTAAACATGTTACATGATCAATTCAGGCCGAGAAGTAGTGCTATGGAACAACCAAATGATGACAGATCAG ATGAGCAACTTCAAGTGGAACTCCAGTGTGTCCCAATACCAACTAAAGGGAGGGGAATGACTTCTTGTACTGACGTTCCTCTGGCTTCTCTAATTCATAAGGAAGATCCTTATGCTGCG ATTATATTGAAGCATTGTCGGGAAACTCATTGTGCTTTCTGCTTCAATGAACTACCAGCAGATACAGTGCCCTGTATGTCATGTTCAATTCCATTATACTGCTCTCTAAAATGTCAACTGCAAGCTGGAGGACaagatttttcaaactataagaGCAAATATGAATTTCCAGAAGACTTGTCCGATGTTCTTGAACAATATATAAGAAATGTGACTTCACCTGGCATTTCGAGTTCAAACTTTGAACATGCTGAACATAGACATGAGTGTCTAGGTGTGAACTGGCCTGCAGTTTTGCCATCTGATGTGATTCTGGCTGGCCGTATCCTTGTGAAGCATATACAACAACAGAGTCGTGGTGGAGTTCAGCCTAAATATCACGGAATTCTA GATCTTTGTCAGAATTATGGACAACTTTCATCTGATAGCAAATTGGAGTTTCATGTGTATTCTATGATTCTGATGTGCTGTCTTCAGCAAGTCCTCGCCACCAGACTTCCTTTAAACTCGGAGATAACTTCAGAG ATTATCATGCTTCTCTCTCAAATTCGGGTCAATTCTATGGCAGTTGTCCGTATGAAATACTCTGATGGAAAGCAGCCCCTAGATTATGATGCAACAAGTTCGGTGGAACAG GTTCAAGTGGCTCAAGCCGTGTATTCTGGTGGGAGTTTCTTCAACCATTCTTGCCAGCCGAATGCTCATGCGTATTTCCTTTCACGTACTCTCTTCATACGAGCAACGGAACATGTTGCAGCAGGATCTGAACTGGAGCTCTCCTATGGCCCTCAG GTGGGACAGTGGGATTGCAGTGAGCGACGCAAGTTTTTGGAAGATCGATACTCATTTATATGTCAGTGTAGCGGTTGTTCTCAAGTGAATCTATCTGATCTTGTCCATTCTGGGTATCACTGTAATAGATCAAATTGTTTTGGAGTAGTAATGGACAGTTGTATTGCAAAatatgagagagaaaaactCAAACATGTCAAAGGACCAAATTCTTTACAG GATATGCTTCATGATGATAACATCGGGAGAGTGGCCAGTCGCCTGTTTGAGCAAACTGATTACAGTTGCTGTTTTGAGCCAGGCTATTGTTTGAGTTGCGGCTCTCTTTGTGATCTTGAAGCTTCACAAGAAACAATCACCAAAGCTGAGATTTGCATTAAAAG ATTGCAGGATGCACTAGCTTCTTGTGAAACCCCAACTACTTTAATTATGGATGCTTTGAAATCTATTGACATTTTAAGAACACTATTGCATCCTTTCAACAAGAGAATTGCTGAG GTGGAAGATAATATTGCACAAGCATTTTGTTCTACCGGTGAAATTCAAGCTGCGATGGCCCATTGCCTGGCTTCAATTAAG ATCCTGGAAAAGCTCTATGGTGAAGACCACATCGTCATTGGAAATGAGTTGATTAAACTATCCTCTATTCAGCTATCCATGGGTCAGAAAAGTACTGCAGACAACACGAATCAAATCGTTGCAATATTTTCACGATATTATGGATCTCATGCGGACATCATGTTCCCATATTTGCGATACCTTAAGAGAGAAGCAGGGAAACGTGTTTGA
- the LOC105160774 gene encoding titin homolog: protein MEAAIDANAPLNYAEFHIFPSQNRYEAYVSYMNKKERVTSGLLEHLLLHSAELKAMNSERSNAKYKLSPPDDSHDVKWFTKSTLIRFLHIIGSANILDITNSLRNEISQLEEARSFHLSLYAKGIEYQLQSGESDGNYSNGSGSTPRTEGSDSSKNELLRAMDLRLTALGGELTNAFDQAAGSRYSVEEMTDIEKFSQHLGSGDLSDSLRKYIEVRQGTEAVENSSSKQVSESDGVGSKVGNNNTTKSLSSETQVRYGVSPAKVAQVERQSSTESDESSFSSEEEQPSAERSRTLIRSASPRRSASPMRRIQIGRSGSRRSTAITIKSLNHFPARERSTLPKDPAANDSDEEGSEQAPKKPENNVRRMSVQDAINLFESKQRDQIVDIQKARSLLSASIGANKSVLRRWSSGMGEDSSHCPQESFAEDAVTEQNSAESREIENNSPESEAGPGVASQVYPIEPCGADAKIDSPEKGACSPVVMQEEILPTESTDVGDKLTASAEWSRQKEAELNELLTKMMETKPVKSRTVVPASSKRQSLPSEHRGNFYDQYKERRDEKLRGEAARKKTEKDKQLKAMQQIFDAKKSQLTSGNASDAGKKHTMKKMQKPQKSVAQPAIPKTESPRLGVVKKAPPRASSVPATRKSWPSAPSPRAPEPSPAKARAASSTGATPTRRRSQPTPSVSRPSPKEETSQTRAKTVNSNKNDSKKSLRTATENQQQSVTKPRKTPKSKVITAPEDLASATKPSLYSKVTKKSSVVPLESKTSLRRGSGTINSASSVVKKKKSSTQPQEPSRKPEDLTLDEESLTVSSSDVVIQNEQRETGECKIHTGMESETAMRSPKKYEDKEGFSQVDPPTEDGMDKVIEPELKAEAEEESTISPSAWVEMEEHEDDPVTSGATASQMVGSPAYIAPVEASSPRVRNSLSQMLLEESTESDVIAWGNAENPPPMVYQKDAPKGLKRLLKFARKSKNDANSTGWSSPSVFSEGEDDTEDSKFVNKRNAENLLRKATLHSKNNSHQKVSNDYEHPAQANISKFSAQSLSQQLQDGHVSAPMITTKATRSFFSLSAFKGSK from the exons ATGGAGGCAGCAATAGATGCCAATGCTCCGCTCAATTATGCTGAGTTCCACATTTTCCCAAGCCAAAATAG GTATGAGGCGTACGTAAGTTACATGaacaagaaagagagagtgaCATCTGGACTTCTGGAGCATCTTTTACTGCATTCTGCTGAACTCAAAGCTATGAATTCAGAAAGATCCAATGCCAAGTATAAACTTAGCCCTCCAGATGATTCACATGATGTCAAATGGTTTACAAAATCCACATTAATAAG gtttctgcatataattggttcagcAAACATATTGGATATTACCAATTCGTTGAGAAATGAGATATCTCAGCTAGAGGAAGCCCGCAGCTTTCATCTTTCTCTATATGCGAAG GGTATAGAGTATCAGCTACAGAGTGGGGAATCTG ATGGCAACTACTCTAATGGTTCGGGCTCAACTCCAAGA ACTGAAGGCTCAGATTCTTCAAA GAATGAATTGCTGCGGGCCATGGACTTAAGACTCACTGCATTGGGAGGAGAACTGACCAATGCTTTTGACCAGGCTGCTGGTTCTAGGTATTCTGTGGAAGAGATGACTGATATAGAGAAGTTCTCGCAACATCTTGGATCTGGAGACTTGAG TGATTCGTTGCGCAAGTACATAGAAGTGAGACAAGGAACTGAGGCTGTTGAAAATTCCAGCAGCAAACAGGTGTCGGAGAGTGACGGAGTCGGTTCAAAAGTGGGGAATAACAATACCACCAAATCATTATCTTCAGAGACACAAGTAAGATATGGTGTCTCTCCAGCCAAAGTTGCACAGGTAGAGAGGCAAAGCTCTACAGAAAGTGATGAATCTTCTTTCTCAAGTGAGGAAGAGCAACCGTCTGCCGAACGAAGTCGCACTCTCATAAGATCTGCTTCACCTAGGAGGTCAGCATCTCCAATGCGGAGGATACAAATTGGACGATCTGGATCTCGAAGGTCTACTGCAATAACTATTAAGAGTCTGAATCACTTTCCTGCCAGAGAAAGATCAACTCTGCCTAAAGATCCAGCTGCAAATGATAGTGATGAAGAAGGATCTGAGCAAGCACCAAAAAAACCTGAAAACAACGTGAGGAGAATGAGTGTTCAAGATGCAATAAATCTGTTTGAAAGCAAACAGAGGGATCAAATAGTGGATATTCAGAAGGCAAGGTCATTGTTGAGTGCATCTATTGGTGCAAATAAATCTGTACTCAGAAGATGGAGTAGCGGAATGGGTGAAGATTCTTCACATTGTCCACAAGAAAGTTTTGCTGAGGATGCTGTTACTGAGCAAAATAGCGCTGAAAGTAgggaaattgaaaataattcaCCAGAATCTGAGGCTGGGCCTGGTGTTGCTTCACAAGTATATCCTATTGAGCCTTGTGGAGCAGATGCCAAAATAGACTCACCTGAAAAAGGAGCATGTAGTCCAGTAGTTATGCAAGAGGAAATCCTTCCAACTGAATCAACTGATGTTGGTGACAAGTTAACTGCCTCAGCCGAGTGGAGCCGTCAAAAGGAAGCAGAACTAAATGAGCTGCTGACGAAGATGATGGAAACTAAGCCTGTGAAAAGCCGGACTGTTGTGCCTGCTAGCAGCAAAAGACAGAGCTTGCCTTCTGAGCATAGAGGCAACTTTTATGATCAATACAAGGAGAGGAGGGATGAGAAACTTCGGGGAGAAGCTGCtagaaaaaaaacagagaaagaCAAACAATTGAAAGCAATGCAACAAATATTTGATGCCAAGAAATCACAATTGACCTCAGGAAATGCAAGTGATGCTGGTAAAAAACATACCATGAAGAAGATGCAGAAACCACAAAAGAGTGTAGCTCAACCTGCAATTCCTAAGACTGAAAGTCCGAGACTTGGCGTTGTTAAGAAAGCACCTCCAAGAGCATCTTCTGTGCCCGCGACACGCAAATCGTGGCCATCGGCGCCATCACCGAGAGCTCCAGAGCCATCACCTGCTAAAGCCCGTGCTGCATCTTCTACTGGTGCAACTCCAACTCGTAGAAGATCACAGCCTACACCATCAGTTTCTCGACCCAGCCCGAAGGAAGAGACATCACAAACCCGAGCTAAGACGGTAAATTCGAATAAGAACGATAGCAAGAAAAGCCTGAGAACTGCTACTGAAAATCAACAGCAGTCTGTGACAAAGCCTAGGAAAACCCCAAAAAGCAAAGTCATAACTGCCCCTGAAGATCTTGCTTCTGCAACAAAACCTAGCTTATACAGCAAGGTTACTAAGAAGAGCAGTGTGGTACCACTGGAATCAAAGACTTCTCTTCGAAGAGGTTCTGGAACTATCAACAGTGCTAGTTCAGttgtgaagaaaaaaaaatcttctacTCAGCCTCAGGAACCATCGAGGAAGCCTGAAGATCTGACCCTGGATGAGGAAAGTTTAACAGTTTCTAGTTCTGATGTAGTGATTCAGAATGAACAGAGGGAAACTGGAGAGTGCAAAATCCACACAGGTATGGAATCTGAGACTGCCATGAGAAGCCCCAAGAAATATGAGGACAAGGAGGGCTTTAGTCAAGTTGACCCCCCAACAGAAGATGGTATGGACAAGGTGATAGAGCCTGAATTAAAAGCTGAGGCTGAAGAAGAATCCACCATCTCACCCTCAGCGTGGGTAGAAATGGAGGAGCATGAAGATGACCCGGTTACTTCTGGGGCCACTGCTTCCCAAATGGTGGGTTCACCAGCCTATATAGCCCCAGTTGAAGCGTCAAGTCCTCGAGTTCGTAATTCTCTGTCACAAATGCTTCTTGAGGAGAGCACCGAATCTGATGTCATTGCCTGGGGCAACGCTGAAAATCCTCCACCGATGGTCTATCAGAAAGATGCTCCCAAAGGATTAAAGAGGCTACTAAAATTTGCTCGAAAGAGCAAGAATGACGCAAATTCAACTGGTTGGTCTAGCCCATCTGTGTTTTCTGAAGGAGAAGATGATACTGAGGATTCCAAATTTGTAAATAAGAGAAATGCTGAAAATCTACTGCGCAAAGCAACCCTTCATTCCAAGAACAACAGCCACCAGAAAGTTTCCAATGATTATGAACACCCTG CTCAAGCAAATATCAGTAAGTTCAGTGCTCAGAGTTTATCCCAGCAGTTACAGGACGGCCATGTTTCAGCTCCCATGATCACAACCAAAG CAACAAGGTcattcttctctctttcagCATTTAAAGGCAGCAAATAG
- the LOC105160776 gene encoding uncharacterized protein LOC105160776, translated as MDGRRITASPRPCCGRRVVAKKRPRGGLDGFVNSVKKLQRREISSKRDRAFSMSDAQERFRNIRLQEEYDTHDPKGYCSLSLPFLKKRSKIIEIVAARDIVFALAQSGVCAAFSRESNQRICFLNVCPDEVIRSLFYNKNNDSLITVSVYASDNFSSLKCRTTRIEYIRRGKPDAGFALFESESLKWPGFVEFDDVNGKVLTYSAQDSIYKVFDLKNYTMLYSISDKNVQEIKISPGIMLLIFTKTQGGVPLKILSIEDGTVLKSFSHLLHRNKKVDFIEQFNEKLLVKQENENLQIVDVRNTEITEVSRTEFMTPSAFIFLYENQLFLTFRNRTVAVWNFRGELVTSFEDHLLWHPDCNTNNIYITSDQDLIISYCKAETDEPLSDGNAGSINISNILTGKCLAKIKASNSLPKNECNCSASCGGRNCNSKKRIKASGIRSTVAEALEDITALFYDEDRNEIYTGNRLGLVHVWSN; from the exons ATGGATGGGAGGAGAATAACGGCGAGTCCGAGACCGTGCTGTGGGCGGCGAGTGGTGGCGAAGAAGCGGCCCCGTGGTGGTCTAGATGGGTTTGTGAACAGCGTGAAGAAGCTGCAGAGAAGGGAGATATCCTCGAAGCGCGACCGCGCTTTCAGCATGAGTGATGCTCAGGAGCGGTTCCGCAACATCCGCCTGcag GAGGAATATGATACTCATGATCCCAAGGGATATTGTTCTCTGTCATTGCCATTTCTGAAGAAGAGATCAAAGATTATTGAGATAGTTGCTGCCCGTGATATTGTCTTTGCTCTTGCGCAATCTGGTGTATGTGCAGCTTTTAGCCGAG AGAGTAATCAGAGGATATGCTTCCTGAATGTTTGTCCTGATGAAGTCATTCGGAGCTTgttttacaacaaaaataatgattcGCTCATCACTGTTTCAGTTTATGCTTCAGATAACTTTAGTTCCTTAAAATGCAGAACCACAAGGATCGA ATACATACGGAGAGGTAAACCTGATGCTGGTTTCGCGCTGTTTGAGTCCGAGTCATTGAAGTGGCCTGgttttgtggaatttgatGATGTAAATGGGAAGGTTCTTACATATTCTGCACAAGACAG CATATACAAggtgtttgatttgaaaaactaTACAATGCTCTACTCCATTTCGGATAAAAATGTTCAAGAGATTAAGATCAG TCCAGGAATAATGCTATTGATATTTACAAAAACCCAAGGTGGTGTTCCTTTGAAGATTCTCTCTATTGAGGATGGAACTGTTCTTAAATCTTTTAGCCATCTCCTTCATAGAAACAAGAAGGTGGATTTCATTGAACAATTCAATGAAAAGCTTCTCGTCAAGCAAGAGAACGAGAATCTCCAGATCGTTGAT GTACGCAATACGGAGATAACAGAAGTCAGCAGGACCGAGTTCATGACACCATCGGCATTTATATTCCTGTACGAGAATCAATTATTCCTGACGTTCAGAAACCGAACTGTTGCTGTTTGGAACTTCAGAGGCGAGCTTGTGACCTCATTTGAGGATCATCTTTTATGGCATCCTGATTGCAATACTAACAACATATACATCACAAGTGATCAGGATCTCATCATTTCATATTGCAAAGCGGAGACGGATGAACCATTATCGGATGGAAATG CGGGTTCAATTAACATCAGCAATATCTTGACCGGGAAGTGCCTTGCAAAGATAAAGGCGAGCAACAGTCTTCCGAAGAACGAGTGCAACTGCAGCGCGAGTTGTGGTGGCAGAAACTGCAACTCAAAGAAGCGTATCAAAGCTTCCGGAATAAGGAGCACTGTAGCAGAGGCCCTGGAAGATATCACTGCTCTCTTCTACGATGAAGACCGCAATGAAATCTATACCGGAAACAGGCTCGGTCTTGTCCATGTCTGGTCTAACTGA
- the LOC105160777 gene encoding uncharacterized protein LOC105160777 — protein MAKLSSSRFIVRYFDHVASKTPTNYHRTGNGISNFIINKPKLIKNPTFSSWLLNSQRSQFPSLPNMHGVFRKLDPHAKFLQHRSFFAFRYSSFKNHEMGSKSFAENVVKKPALAFKNMFGRYKEGVGLQIEAFWMRNHLVMLGAGGFVVCILQWRFLFGIASTFVGFSEGMAEYGFLALSSAIVAFTGLYLHAKFTINPDKVYRMAMRKLNTSASVLEVMGAPLTGTDLRAYVMSEGGISLQNFKPRLRSKRCFLIFPVQGSERKGLVSVEVKKKKGQYDIRLLAVDIPMVSGPDQRLFLIGDNEEYKIGGGLISELRNPVVKALGAAKELEARDDKEDAARELQEAGKKHQADIKKLEKGNIRWLQGRFF, from the exons ATGGCAAAACTCTCGTCATCAAGATTTATTGTCAGGTATTTTGATCACGTTGCGTCAAAAACCCCAACAAACTATCACCGCACTGGTAATGGCATTTCGAATTTCATCATAAACAAGCCTAAATTGATCAAGAACCCCACATTTTCTTCATGGCTGTTGAATTCTCAAAGATCCCAGTTCCCATCATTGCCCAATATGCATGGTGTGTTTCGAAAATTGGATCCACATGCAAAATTCTTGCAGCACAGAAGTTTCTTCGCGTTTAGGTACTCTTCATTTAAGAATCACGAGATGGGTTCTAAAAGTTTTGCTGAAAATGTGGTGAAAAAACCTGCTTTGGCCTTTAAGAATATGTTCGGACGTTATAAGGAGGGAGTAGGGCTGCAGATTGAGGCCTTCTGGATGAGGAATCATCTGGTGATGTTGGGTGCCGGTGGGTTTGTGGTGTGCATTTTGCAGTGGCGATTCTTGTTTGGGATTGCCAGTACTTTTGTTGGGTTCTCCGAGGGCATGGCCGAGTATGGGTTTCTGGCTCTTTCATCTGCTATCGTTGCCTTTACT GGCTTGTACCTTCATGCAAAATTCACCATCAATCCAGATAAAGTTTACAGAATGGCTATGAGGAAGCTAAATACATCAGCTAGTGTTCTTGAGGTTATGGGTGCACCACTCACAGGAACCGACTTGAGGGCATATGTGATGTCAGAAGGGGGCATCAGCCTGCAGAATTTCAAACCGAGGTTAAGAAGCAAAAGGTGTTTCCTTATTTTCCCTGTACAAGGTTCGGAAAGGAAGGGATTAGTCAGTGTTGAagtcaagaagaagaaaggcCAG TATGATATAAGACTATTGGCAGTGGACATTCCCATGGTGAGTGGACCTGATCAACGCCTGTTCCTGATTGGGGACAATGAAGAGTATAAGATCGGTGGTGGTCTAATTTCTGAACTGCGGAATCCAGTTGTCAAAGCATTGGGAGCTGCTAAGGAGTTGGAAGCTCGTGACGACAAGGAGGACGCTGCAAGGGAACTTCAAGAAGCCGGAAAAAAACATCAAGCAGATATAAAAAAGCTTGAGAAAGGCAACATCCGGTGGCTGCAAGGGCGTTTCTTCTGA